From Chryseotalea sp. WA131a:
CTATTTTGTTGAAGTCGTGGCTATCGGAAAACCAGGATAAAATCGGCCTAATGTTTTTGCCACCATACAGTCCCGATCTAAACAATATTGAGCGGGTTTGGAAGATAACACGCAGGAAATGTACCCACAATAAATATTTCTCCACACTGGGCGAAGTAGAGTTAATTATAAAAAAACAAATGAAAGAGTGGGGAAAGCCAAATGAAACAATACATAAATTATGCTGCATTATTTAAGTCGCTATGTATAGCTTAACTTAACGACATTGCTTTTAAAAGGAAAAATAAAAACCTGTCCATTTTACTTTAACCCAGATTTTGCAGTAGAACTATTCAGTCAGACTTAGTGGCAGGTTTATATTTTGGACATTTGAGAATAATCCATCATACCATTGCCTTCTTTTGAGTGGGACGGACATTTTCAGTACCCATTTTTGGGCTTCTTGCTCTACCCAACTTCCAACTGCAAAGCAGTTGAACCTTAATGTGGAAAGCTTGGGCTGTGGCTGTTTTTGATGGGTTATTTGCCGGAATAGGCTCATCAAATTATAGGCTACCATCACAAAGCGCATAGCTGTTTCAGTAGCACAAAAACTATCCATGCAAAAGCCTTCTGTACCGAAATCTTCTTTCAACTCCTTGATCCTGTTTTCGGCATCACCCCTGCGCTTATATTGTTCCCATATTTCTGTTGCCGGCAGGGCTTGGTTAGTGACAAAGGCATGGTACCTTTTGCGGTACACTTTTTCGTCCGCTATGCCCATGCTGCTGAATAATGTCTTGAGCTTCTTACCCGTTGCCCTGGCCCTGATTTCTTCACTTTGTTTGATGACCACAATCCTACGGGCTTTGCCCCAGCCGCCTTGCTGGTAGTTTATTTCCGATACCCATAAGCCTTCGCCTATCGCATTCCATTGGGTGATACCATAAATGCTGGCTTGTAAATTGGCATACAGCTTACAGGCAATGACGTAGGGGATATTTCTCTGCTCAATGAAATCCAAGACTGTACCGGTACAAAACCC
This genomic window contains:
- a CDS encoding IS1380 family transposase; amino-acid sequence: MEHHYTDKLVTAWGGMKEMKILIDQTGISKKLAELGLPESKSNNRIDAVGIIESFWVGIWIGCFRFSHTAVVRVDEVLRQIFGWKRVASGTTFGRFFKKFTPSMNHQIFIELYTWFFEQIQFDNYTLDMDSSVITRYGEQEGSKKGYNPKKPGRGSHHPLFAFVNDIRMVANCWNRSGNTGSNSNCIHFLEETFAILKNKTVGLFRADSGFCTGTVLDFIEQRNIPYVIACKLYANLQASIYGITQWNAIGEGLWVSEINYQQGGWGKARRIVVIKQSEEIRARATGKKLKTLFSSMGIADEKVYRKRYHAFVTNQALPATEIWEQYKRRGDAENRIKELKEDFGTEGFCMDSFCATETAMRFVMVAYNLMSLFRQITHQKQPQPKLSTLRFNCFAVGSWVEQEAQKWVLKMSVPLKRRQWYDGLFSNVQNINLPLSLTE